In the Candidatus Mycosynbacter amalyticus genome, one interval contains:
- a CDS encoding type II secretion system protein, with protein MRSDTGFTLVEMLVTVVLIGIFIAFFVQMFRAGAAQQASIVRQAKANNLAYSNLSKFPRASSISPAYVCDTSTNTSTNQNNLTINPNAAGTLILSDASANKEPTDSALPNATQEVRAYSPQGCGSNALVKLISTVTYGFTGQQTDASYATYVQN; from the coding sequence ATGCGGAGCGATACAGGTTTTACATTGGTGGAAATGCTTGTAACAGTAGTACTGATCGGCATATTTATTGCATTTTTCGTACAGATGTTTCGCGCAGGTGCCGCACAACAAGCGTCCATCGTACGCCAAGCAAAAGCCAACAACCTCGCCTACTCCAACCTCAGCAAATTCCCACGCGCTTCCAGTATTTCACCAGCCTACGTATGTGATACCTCCACCAACACTTCTACCAATCAAAATAATCTGACAATCAATCCGAATGCAGCTGGCACACTCATACTTAGTGATGCAAGCGCCAATAAAGAACCGACAGACAGTGCACTGCCTAATGCCACGCAGGAAGTCAGAGCATACTCCCCACAGGGATGCGGATCAAATGCCCTGGTAAAACTTATTTCAACAGTAACCTACGGTTTTACTGGCCAACAAACGGACGCAAGCTATGCAACATATGTACAAAACTAA
- a CDS encoding prepilin-type N-terminal cleavage/methylation domain-containing protein: protein MYKTNRGFTIPELLVAMTIAAILLVGLVSLVINLVNTNAATIELSKQVNEVQSGIGSFRTDIGLSQRFLMTTTITDTTPAGNSWDFRGGGNTNRVLILNVQAASSNPLDTSRQPTYLQAGGCPIGTSPAYNNIVYFVSSGTLYRRMIVQPPSANLYCSGQSNAQTRTCSNPGSGGSPSNCQEKDVAIIQNVTNFNVEYYNQAGDTTPNQTLYNTGTAQSLLDGIATLRISLSTQKNIDGVNTNEYATSIRVTRPIAF, encoded by the coding sequence ATGTACAAAACTAACAGGGGTTTTACGATACCAGAGCTACTCGTGGCCATGACCATAGCTGCAATCCTTCTTGTCGGCTTAGTAAGCCTCGTCATCAATCTCGTCAATACAAATGCAGCTACTATCGAACTTTCTAAGCAGGTCAACGAAGTGCAGTCGGGAATAGGCTCATTCCGTACAGATATCGGACTTAGCCAGCGTTTCCTCATGACGACTACGATCACAGACACAACGCCAGCTGGCAATAGCTGGGACTTTCGCGGCGGCGGTAACACAAATCGCGTCTTAATACTAAATGTCCAAGCCGCTTCGAGCAATCCGCTCGATACAAGCAGACAGCCTACCTACCTACAGGCGGGTGGATGTCCAATTGGAACAAGCCCCGCATACAACAATATTGTATATTTTGTATCTTCCGGTACACTATACCGCCGCATGATTGTACAGCCACCATCCGCCAATCTCTACTGCTCGGGACAATCCAATGCCCAGACCCGTACTTGTAGCAATCCGGGGAGTGGCGGCTCACCAAGTAACTGTCAAGAAAAAGATGTTGCTATTATCCAAAATGTTACCAATTTTAACGTCGAATATTATAATCAAGCGGGCGATACCACTCCGAATCAAACATTGTATAATACCGGTACAGCCCAGTCCTTACTGGACGGTATTGCCACTCTGAGAATTTCCCTTAGTACGCAAAAAAATATAGATGGAGTCAACACGAATGAATATGCCACGAGTATTCGAGTCACACGACCAATTGCCTTCTAG
- a CDS encoding RCC1 domain-containing protein, with the protein MPRVFESHDQLPSRRAGFVLPALIMLSLVLMSAGLVTLQYVSSTTSSIQSNHYIAVAKSAANAGANLAISCIRSGDTSWTQNSVPLTPKTGCNGVDVAARSSTVSTSADGSTVQTTFSVAPLSETPQGTVVTATGTVEFRYAGSSTASKSYSATSKVVIPTTSTNDVRPIAQGVAVTKVKAGGNFSCAIANQQLYCWGINDQGQNGTAVSSNVTTPTLSNAGAITGKRIQDLDLGFYNGCAIADGRAYCWGRNAIGQLGTGGTGGVSLPVAVGGSLASQNVQKITVGTSADASNPSQYACAIAQTKAYCWGANNYAQLGQASYDCIPIIGCFQLSTKPLFTSGVYDATKVSPTEVFGYSNRQFESQSQIYNRNPSDLEAGAYGVCGVFNGRGFCWGNRFVSLPLNDAGGTNDSSGWKNGSLSGKFASSPITGESTACMVAEGRAHCWGARPGDGTNPLLPDGTPQLVPNTAGNPLYGVSVLGGDTTDDQGPICLVGAGNSYCWGAPTDTGLSVGLDSDASAQGAVTSTAGGRDYGCFVANGSAYCIGDNSSYALGDGTTTTRTSPVKTLNIGLTSGEAATDISTGDNHSCAVINGYIYCWGRNSSGQVGDSTNVNRSQPYGVQGITEPTRATAVAAGGSHSCGVINGSAYCWGSNSAGQLGNGSNLDTNSAALVSGGTMAGKDVTAISAGSSHTCAIANGEAYCWGDNSAGQLGNNTTTQSNVPVKVQGMSGLAVTSITAGGNFSCAIADQRAYCWGSNTYGQIGRAASPQVGGQQLTATAVDALSTSAFTEISAGKDFTCAIVNGYAHCWGNNTEGQLGRSSTASNQWQALRVASPVDGKGTAHITTGTAHACSITNGLAYCWGRNTSGQIGDSSTTQRNTAVTVTASASYLGSNYPFKISAGGNNTCSIANGKIICWGAGSEGQLGTGTTPSLSNAPVGWSADYIRSRRVLDLSRMVAY; encoded by the coding sequence ATGCCACGAGTATTCGAGTCACACGACCAATTGCCTTCTAGACGAGCAGGGTTTGTGCTACCCGCGCTAATCATGTTGTCGCTCGTATTGATGTCAGCGGGGCTTGTAACACTACAGTATGTCTCATCCACCACGAGTTCAATCCAATCAAACCACTATATAGCCGTTGCCAAAAGTGCCGCCAACGCGGGTGCAAACTTGGCAATCAGTTGTATTCGTAGTGGCGATACTAGCTGGACCCAAAATAGCGTGCCGCTTACCCCTAAAACAGGTTGTAATGGTGTCGATGTCGCCGCTAGGAGTAGTACTGTCAGCACAAGCGCGGATGGCAGCACCGTACAGACGACTTTCTCTGTCGCGCCCCTTTCGGAGACTCCACAAGGAACAGTCGTCACCGCTACCGGTACCGTAGAATTTCGCTACGCAGGCAGTAGCACAGCCTCAAAGTCCTACAGTGCCACCAGCAAAGTGGTGATTCCCACGACATCTACTAACGATGTACGACCCATCGCACAGGGTGTAGCCGTTACTAAAGTAAAAGCCGGTGGTAATTTCAGTTGTGCAATTGCCAATCAGCAACTCTATTGCTGGGGCATCAACGATCAAGGGCAAAATGGCACCGCCGTATCTTCAAACGTCACAACGCCGACACTCTCAAATGCTGGAGCAATTACCGGCAAACGCATACAAGATCTAGACTTAGGATTCTATAATGGCTGCGCCATCGCCGATGGACGAGCATACTGCTGGGGACGTAATGCCATCGGACAACTTGGCACGGGGGGTACAGGTGGAGTGTCGCTACCTGTCGCGGTCGGCGGATCCCTCGCAAGTCAAAACGTACAAAAAATCACAGTAGGAACGAGTGCCGATGCGTCCAACCCTTCGCAATACGCATGTGCCATCGCACAAACAAAAGCATACTGCTGGGGCGCGAACAATTATGCACAATTAGGCCAAGCCTCCTACGACTGCATCCCGATTATCGGCTGCTTTCAGCTCAGTACCAAGCCACTCTTTACCTCAGGCGTGTACGACGCGACAAAAGTAAGCCCGACAGAAGTGTTCGGCTACTCAAATCGCCAGTTTGAAAGCCAAAGCCAAATCTACAACCGCAACCCCTCAGACCTTGAAGCTGGCGCCTACGGGGTATGCGGAGTGTTCAACGGTCGGGGATTTTGTTGGGGAAATCGTTTCGTCAGCTTACCGCTCAACGATGCCGGCGGCACAAACGACTCTAGCGGCTGGAAAAACGGTAGCTTATCTGGAAAGTTTGCCAGTTCACCTATTACCGGTGAATCAACTGCCTGTATGGTCGCGGAAGGACGCGCCCACTGCTGGGGCGCAAGACCGGGAGATGGCACCAACCCACTACTGCCAGACGGCACACCGCAGCTCGTACCAAACACTGCCGGCAATCCGCTATACGGCGTCAGTGTTTTAGGGGGCGACACTACCGATGATCAGGGACCAATCTGCCTCGTCGGTGCAGGTAACTCCTATTGTTGGGGAGCACCGACTGATACCGGCCTGTCGGTTGGCCTTGATTCAGATGCGTCCGCACAAGGCGCCGTCACCTCTACCGCGGGTGGTCGAGACTACGGCTGCTTCGTCGCCAATGGCTCCGCATACTGCATTGGAGACAACTCCTCTTATGCCCTAGGGGATGGTACGACGACGACGCGAACAAGCCCCGTCAAAACTCTCAATATTGGCCTCACCTCTGGAGAAGCCGCAACCGACATTAGCACGGGTGACAATCATTCGTGTGCCGTTATCAATGGCTACATATATTGTTGGGGGCGCAATTCAAGCGGCCAGGTGGGCGATAGTACAAATGTCAATCGCTCACAACCATACGGCGTACAGGGTATTACCGAGCCTACGCGTGCAACTGCCGTAGCGGCTGGTGGCTCACATTCATGCGGTGTTATCAATGGTAGTGCATACTGCTGGGGCAGCAACTCAGCCGGACAGCTTGGCAACGGCTCGAATCTCGATACAAACTCGGCAGCCCTCGTAAGTGGCGGCACGATGGCCGGAAAAGACGTCACCGCTATCTCTGCTGGCAGCTCACATACCTGCGCAATTGCCAACGGAGAAGCCTACTGCTGGGGAGATAACTCAGCCGGACAGCTTGGCAACAATACCACTACACAAAGTAACGTACCGGTTAAAGTACAAGGTATGAGCGGTCTTGCGGTCACATCGATCACCGCTGGCGGTAATTTCAGCTGTGCAATTGCCGATCAGCGTGCGTATTGCTGGGGCAGTAACACTTATGGCCAGATTGGACGAGCCGCCTCCCCGCAAGTAGGTGGCCAACAACTTACTGCGACAGCTGTCGACGCGCTCAGCACCTCAGCTTTTACTGAAATCTCAGCAGGCAAAGACTTTACATGTGCTATAGTGAACGGCTACGCACACTGTTGGGGCAATAACACCGAAGGCCAGCTCGGGCGCAGCTCAACCGCATCAAATCAATGGCAAGCCCTTCGTGTGGCCAGTCCTGTGGATGGTAAGGGCACCGCACATATCACTACTGGTACTGCCCATGCTTGTAGTATCACAAATGGTCTCGCATATTGCTGGGGACGTAATACCAGTGGCCAAATAGGCGACAGTTCCACCACCCAGCGCAACACTGCAGTCACGGTCACTGCATCCGCCTCCTATTTAGGCAGCAACTACCCTTTTAAGATTTCTGCCGGTGGCAACAACACCTGCTCGATTGCCAACGGAAAAATCATCTGCTGGGGTGCAGGCTCCGAAGGGCAGCTTGGCACAGGCACCACACCTTCTCTGTCAAATGCGCCAGTTGGCTGGTCGGCAGACTACATCAGAAGTAGACGAGTGCTCGATTTGTCCCGGATGGTTGCATATTAG
- the murB gene encoding UDP-N-acetylmuramate dehydrogenase: MNVHTNIPLKNYLSMKIGGQTRFMADVTTVEELQQLVSNTKAKGIPFFILGSGSNVIARDEEYPGLVIRVRIPGFEVIDENATTTTIKLGAGELWDDVVAKSVDMNLIGIEAMSDIPSYCGAAPVQNIGAYGQEIADTLLSLEAYDTEAEKMVTLSNDECKFTYRDSIFRTEARGRYIITSITLQLFKAAPEPPFYKGVQNYFDEHSVTIYTPQAIREAVIAIRHEKLPNPVERPNAGSFFKNAIIEQWQLDELLRDYPDAPHYEMDESRHKVPTGWLIEQCGFKGQSLHGFLVNPANALVLINESATGYLDLSLARGEITQAVQDRFRINIEQEPLEIA, encoded by the coding sequence ATGAATGTACACACCAACATACCTCTCAAAAACTATCTATCCATGAAGATAGGCGGCCAGACGCGCTTCATGGCAGACGTCACGACAGTCGAAGAGCTTCAGCAACTCGTGAGCAACACCAAAGCAAAGGGTATTCCGTTTTTTATCCTAGGTAGCGGTAGCAACGTCATTGCCCGAGACGAAGAGTATCCTGGACTTGTCATTCGCGTACGCATTCCCGGTTTCGAAGTGATAGACGAAAATGCCACTACGACCACTATCAAGCTCGGCGCAGGTGAGCTCTGGGACGATGTCGTCGCAAAATCTGTCGACATGAATCTAATCGGCATCGAAGCCATGTCCGATATTCCCAGCTACTGCGGCGCAGCACCCGTGCAAAACATCGGCGCCTACGGTCAGGAAATCGCTGATACACTCCTGTCGCTCGAAGCTTACGACACCGAAGCTGAAAAAATGGTGACGCTGAGTAACGATGAGTGTAAGTTTACTTATCGCGACAGCATCTTCCGCACCGAAGCTCGCGGTCGCTATATCATTACTTCAATCACGCTTCAGCTGTTCAAGGCAGCCCCAGAGCCACCGTTTTACAAAGGAGTTCAGAACTATTTTGACGAGCACAGTGTCACCATCTACACCCCACAGGCTATACGAGAAGCCGTCATAGCGATTCGCCACGAGAAGCTACCGAATCCTGTTGAACGACCAAATGCTGGCTCTTTCTTCAAAAACGCTATTATCGAACAATGGCAACTCGACGAGCTGCTGCGCGACTATCCAGATGCGCCTCACTACGAGATGGACGAGAGCCGCCACAAAGTTCCGACAGGCTGGCTTATAGAGCAATGCGGCTTCAAAGGCCAGTCGCTCCATGGCTTCCTCGTCAACCCGGCCAACGCACTAGTGCTCATCAACGAATCTGCCACGGGATATCTAGATCTCTCACTCGCCAGAGGTGAAATTACCCAAGCTGTCCAAGACCGCTTCCGCATCAATATCGAACAAGAACCACTGGAGATAGCCTAG
- a CDS encoding type IV pilin protein, with the protein MSLQTLKDQKGFTIVELLIVIVVIGILAAISIVAYNGVTKRANASAAKGNAESVQKVAEAYNTDENSAGYPTLAQINAGTTTVKIPSGVTVSAAAPDASNGKTAIGYKELGTTGGCIAYWDFNASTPAVAYVYAGAARTGGVTSGNVTCA; encoded by the coding sequence ATGAGTCTTCAAACATTAAAAGATCAAAAGGGTTTCACTATCGTTGAGCTCCTGATCGTGATCGTAGTCATCGGTATTTTGGCCGCTATCTCGATTGTGGCATACAACGGTGTAACAAAGCGGGCAAATGCATCTGCGGCAAAAGGTAATGCAGAATCTGTACAGAAGGTTGCAGAAGCCTACAACACAGATGAAAATAGTGCTGGTTACCCAACACTTGCTCAGATTAACGCAGGCACAACTACTGTCAAGATTCCGTCAGGAGTCACAGTTAGCGCAGCCGCTCCAGATGCAAGCAACGGCAAAACAGCCATTGGCTACAAGGAACTTGGTACCACAGGTGGCTGTATTGCATACTGGGACTTCAATGCTTCGACTCCAGCCGTTGCCTACGTATATGCCGGCGCAGCACGTACAGGCGGCGTAACTAGCGGTAACGTTACTTGCGCGTAG
- a CDS encoding type IV pilin protein, whose product MTSRGFTIVELLIVIVVIGILAAISIVAYNGVTKRANASAAKGNATSVQKVAEAYNADENGGAYPTLAQLTTGTTTVKLPSGVTASATAPTAANGKTTIGYATLGTSPNFTGACIAYWDFNASTPGVAYVYAGAARTGAPTGTTTGSVTCA is encoded by the coding sequence ATGACATCACGAGGTTTCACTATCGTTGAGCTCCTGATCGTGATCGTAGTCATCGGTATTTTGGCCGCTATCTCGATTGTGGCATACAACGGTGTAACAAAGCGGGCAAATGCATCTGCGGCAAAAGGTAATGCAACCTCAGTTCAAAAAGTAGCAGAAGCTTACAATGCCGATGAAAATGGAGGTGCGTATCCAACCCTTGCGCAGCTCACTACGGGTACTACAACAGTTAAGCTTCCCTCTGGTGTAACTGCTAGCGCAACAGCACCTACTGCGGCAAATGGTAAGACTACAATTGGCTATGCGACACTTGGCACTTCGCCTAACTTTACTGGTGCATGTATTGCCTACTGGGATTTCAATGCAAGCACTCCTGGAGTTGCGTATGTGTACGCTGGTGCGGCGCGAACGGGTGCACCTACAGGTACGACCACCGGCAGCGTCACCTGTGCATAG